One genomic window of Methanofollis sp. includes the following:
- the nifB gene encoding nitrogenase cofactor biosynthesis protein NifB, with product MADEAYRKAKVGDQEVPYDPEQLRKIQEHPCYSDTACHTFGRCHLPVAPQCNIQCNYCVRDFDCVNESRPGVTSRVVKPEEAVDLVTKVMGEFPYVKVIGIAGPGEPLANEETFETLRLIHEAFPHLIMCISTNGLLLPEKIDKLAKYDVGNVTVTLNAVDPAIGEKIYSFVDYHGTRYTGREAAEVLLKNQLEGIRMAVERKMFVKVNTVYIPGVNDEHIVEIAQKAGEMGAFSFNLIPLIPQYKFAGITPPTPAEKKAMQDSCAPYIKQMRHCARCRSDAIGKLGKDVQSRIYSGCSCEQNE from the coding sequence ATGGCCGACGAAGCATACCGGAAAGCGAAAGTCGGGGACCAGGAGGTGCCCTACGACCCCGAGCAGCTGCGGAAGATCCAGGAGCACCCCTGTTACTCGGACACCGCCTGCCACACCTTCGGGCGCTGCCACCTGCCGGTCGCACCGCAGTGCAATATCCAGTGCAACTACTGCGTGCGTGACTTCGACTGCGTGAACGAGAGCAGGCCCGGCGTGACCTCCCGCGTGGTGAAGCCAGAGGAGGCAGTGGACCTGGTCACAAAGGTGATGGGGGAGTTTCCGTACGTGAAGGTGATCGGGATCGCGGGGCCAGGCGAACCCCTCGCAAACGAGGAGACCTTCGAGACTCTCCGCCTTATCCACGAGGCCTTCCCCCACCTGATCATGTGCATCTCCACAAACGGCCTCCTCCTCCCCGAGAAGATCGACAAGCTTGCGAAGTATGATGTCGGCAACGTGACCGTCACCCTCAATGCCGTCGACCCCGCGATCGGCGAGAAGATCTACTCCTTCGTCGACTACCACGGCACGCGCTACACCGGCCGCGAGGCGGCCGAGGTCCTCCTGAAAAACCAGCTCGAAGGGATCAGGATGGCCGTGGAGAGGAAGATGTTCGTGAAGGTGAACACGGTCTATATACCAGGGGTCAACGACGAGCACATCGTCGAGATCGCACAGAAGGCCGGGGAGATGGGCGCGTTCTCCTTCAACCTGATCCCCCTGATCCCGCAGTACAAGTTCGCCGGGATCACCCCGCCGACGCCGGCGGAGAAGAAGGCGATGCAGGACTCCTGCGCCCCCTATATCAAACAGATGCGCCACTGCGCCCGCTGCCGTTCGGACGCGATCGGGAAGCTCGGCAAGGACGTGCAGTCCCGCATCTACTCGGGCTGTTCATGCGAACAGAATGAATAA